From Sphingobacterium sp. lm-10, the proteins below share one genomic window:
- a CDS encoding sulfatase produces the protein MLRLVFLHLLFVFIPVLMSFSQSLTKKVKKDRPNIIFILSDDHTNKAIGAYGNPLAKTPNIDRIAEEGALFTNFFVTNSICGPSRAALLTGKYSHVNGFISNDKQFDINQFVFSRTLTEAGYQTAWIGKWHLETLPHDAFNYWKVLPNQGHYFNPDFITQNNDTVAYKGYVTDIITDLSTDWITNRDQDKPFLLMIGEKATHREWLPALEDLGSYDDVDFPIPSSFYDTYENRRAAAHQDMSIAETMQLRFDLKVNVDYETDFLYSRLDQEQRAAYKAYYGDRISKEFNERQLTGKALAEWKFQRYMRDYFATANALDRNIGKIFKFLEDNGLAENTIVIYGSDQGFYLGEHGWFDKRFIYEESLRTPFLIRYPSVITGGTVIEQSMLNIDWAPTLLDIAEVKIPAEIQGKSFATLLKNKILRWRDKIYYHYYEYPEPHRVMPHFGIRTPKYKLVRFYSNENFWELYNLVDDPQELNNIYEEFKDSKLVKSLKQDLKACIVKYKDDLAEEIIKN, from the coding sequence ATGTTAAGACTGGTTTTTTTACATCTCTTATTTGTCTTCATTCCTGTGTTGATGTCCTTTTCTCAGTCGCTAACTAAAAAAGTAAAGAAGGACAGGCCTAATATTATATTTATACTATCCGATGATCATACGAATAAAGCTATTGGTGCTTATGGTAATCCATTAGCAAAGACACCAAATATCGATCGCATTGCAGAAGAAGGAGCATTGTTCACGAACTTTTTTGTGACCAATTCTATTTGCGGGCCAAGTAGAGCGGCGTTATTAACAGGGAAATACAGCCATGTCAATGGCTTTATTTCCAATGATAAACAATTTGATATTAATCAATTCGTTTTTTCGAGAACATTAACAGAAGCAGGGTACCAAACCGCTTGGATCGGAAAATGGCATTTGGAAACATTACCGCATGATGCCTTTAATTACTGGAAAGTGCTACCTAATCAAGGACATTATTTCAATCCGGATTTTATCACTCAAAATAATGATACGGTAGCTTACAAAGGCTATGTTACCGATATTATCACCGATCTCTCTACCGATTGGATAACTAATAGAGATCAGGATAAGCCATTTTTACTGATGATCGGTGAGAAAGCTACACATCGGGAATGGTTGCCGGCACTGGAAGATTTAGGTTCATACGATGATGTTGATTTTCCTATTCCGTCAAGTTTTTATGATACTTACGAAAATCGCAGAGCCGCTGCTCATCAGGATATGAGCATAGCAGAAACGATGCAGTTGCGCTTTGATCTAAAAGTAAACGTGGATTATGAGACCGATTTCTTGTACAGCAGATTAGATCAAGAACAGCGTGCTGCCTATAAAGCGTATTATGGTGACCGTATCAGTAAAGAATTCAACGAACGGCAACTTACCGGAAAGGCATTGGCGGAATGGAAGTTCCAGCGTTATATGCGAGATTACTTCGCAACAGCGAATGCATTGGATCGAAATATAGGAAAGATATTCAAGTTCTTAGAAGACAATGGTCTGGCCGAAAATACAATTGTGATCTACGGGTCTGATCAGGGATTTTATTTAGGAGAACATGGATGGTTTGACAAACGCTTTATTTATGAGGAATCTTTGCGAACGCCATTTTTGATCCGTTATCCTAGTGTTATTACAGGGGGCACGGTGATTGAGCAATCCATGTTAAACATCGATTGGGCTCCTACTTTGTTGGATATAGCAGAAGTTAAAATACCTGCCGAGATTCAGGGAAAATCTTTCGCTACGCTATTGAAGAATAAAATACTGCGTTGGCGAGACAAGATCTATTATCATTATTATGAATACCCCGAACCACATCGTGTAATGCCTCATTTTGGAATTAGAACTCCGAAGTACAAACTCGTGCGCTTCTATAGCAATGAGAATTTTTGGGAACTTTATAACTTAGTAGATGATCCGCAGGAATTGAATAATATTTACGAAGAATTCAAAGATAGCAAACTTGTCAAATCGCTAAAACAAGATCTGAAAGCATGTATCGTAAAATATAAGGACGATTTGGCGGAGGAAATTATAAAAAATTAG